One Tenacibaculum sp. MAR_2010_89 DNA window includes the following coding sequences:
- the galE gene encoding UDP-glucose 4-epimerase GalE, which translates to MKKILVTGGLGFIGSHTVVELQNSGFKVIIIDDLSNSKIEVLDNITEITGVKPEFHKLDLKIKSNVQDFFKNKKIDGVIHFAAFKAVGESVQNPLDYYENNIGSLVYLLQGMRDNNIDNLIFSSSCTVYGQSDELPITENAPIKTAESPYGNTKQIGEEIIKESCKAYTMNAISLRYFNPIGAHSSIKIGELPIGIPQNLIPYVTQTAAGIRKELSIFGNDYETPDGTAIRDYIHVVDLAKAHIAALNRLLEKKNTKSFNFFNIGTGIGTSVLEIIKNFEKCTGVNLNYKFIGKREGDITSAFASTKNANEQLNWKAEKSLEEALLSAWKWQQKSNNV; encoded by the coding sequence ATGAAAAAAATTTTAGTTACTGGAGGATTAGGGTTCATTGGTTCTCATACTGTAGTAGAATTACAAAACTCTGGTTTTAAAGTAATTATTATTGATGATTTATCAAACTCAAAAATTGAAGTCTTAGATAATATTACAGAAATAACAGGAGTAAAACCAGAATTTCATAAACTTGATCTAAAAATAAAATCTAATGTTCAAGATTTCTTTAAAAATAAAAAAATTGATGGTGTTATTCACTTTGCTGCGTTTAAAGCTGTAGGTGAAAGTGTTCAAAATCCATTAGATTATTATGAAAATAATATTGGAAGTTTAGTGTACTTATTACAGGGAATGCGTGATAATAATATTGACAACTTGATTTTTAGTTCTTCTTGTACTGTATATGGACAATCAGATGAGTTACCCATAACTGAAAATGCTCCAATTAAAACTGCAGAATCTCCATATGGAAACACTAAACAAATTGGAGAAGAAATAATTAAAGAAAGCTGTAAAGCTTATACTATGAACGCAATTTCTTTAAGATATTTTAATCCTATTGGAGCGCATTCAAGTATTAAAATAGGTGAATTACCTATAGGTATCCCTCAAAATTTAATTCCTTATGTAACACAAACTGCTGCTGGGATAAGAAAGGAATTATCTATATTTGGTAATGATTATGAAACTCCTGATGGAACTGCTATTCGAGATTACATACATGTAGTTGACCTTGCAAAAGCACACATAGCTGCATTAAATCGTCTATTAGAAAAAAAGAATACAAAGTCTTTTAACTTTTTTAATATAGGCACTGGAATTGGCACTTCGGTTTTAGAAATTATTAAAAATTTTGAAAAGTGCACTGGTGTAAATCTAAATTATAAGTTTATTGGTAAACGTGAAGGAGACATTACTAGTGCATTTGCAAGTACAAAAAACGCAAACGAACAACTTAACTGGAAAGCTGAAAAAAGTTTAGAGGAAGCTCTACTATCAGCTTGGAAGTGGCAACAAAAAAGCAATAATGTATAG
- a CDS encoding DegT/DnrJ/EryC1/StrS aminotransferase family protein, translated as MKKIQMVDLQGQYQKIKDVVDTSIQEVLNSSAYINGPYVKEFQADLEKYLNVKHVIPCANGTDALQIAMMGLGLQPGDEVITVDFTFAATVEVIGLLKLTPVLVDVELDTYNIDIEALKKAITPKTKAIVPVHLFGQCANMEAILTIAKEHNLFVIEDNAQAIGADYTFTDGTKKKAGTMGHVGTTSFFPSKNLGCYGDGGAIFTNDDELAHTLRGMVNHGMYKRYYHDVVGVNSRLDSVQAAVLKTKLPLLDNYCEARRKAASYYSNSFANNSSIVTPVISDFTTHVFHQYTFRVTNGKRNELHRHLLDNGIPNAIYYPVPLHAQKAYQDDRYNEEDFKITNQLIDEVISLPMHTELDEEQLVFITNTVSEFLK; from the coding sequence ATGAAAAAAATACAAATGGTTGATCTACAAGGTCAATATCAAAAAATAAAAGACGTTGTTGATACGTCAATTCAGGAAGTTTTAAATTCATCAGCTTATATTAATGGGCCTTATGTTAAAGAATTTCAGGCCGACTTAGAAAAGTATTTAAACGTTAAACACGTTATTCCTTGTGCTAACGGAACTGATGCTTTGCAAATTGCAATGATGGGATTAGGATTACAACCTGGTGACGAAGTCATTACTGTTGATTTTACTTTTGCTGCAACTGTAGAAGTTATTGGTTTACTTAAATTAACACCTGTATTAGTTGACGTTGAACTTGATACTTATAACATAGACATTGAAGCTCTTAAAAAAGCTATAACTCCAAAAACAAAGGCTATTGTTCCTGTACATCTATTTGGTCAATGTGCTAATATGGAAGCTATTTTAACTATTGCTAAAGAGCATAATTTGTTTGTAATTGAAGACAATGCTCAAGCTATTGGTGCAGATTACACTTTTACTGATGGAACAAAAAAGAAAGCTGGTACTATGGGGCATGTGGGTACTACTTCATTTTTCCCATCAAAAAACCTAGGATGCTATGGTGATGGTGGTGCTATTTTCACTAATGATGATGAATTAGCACATACATTAAGAGGAATGGTAAATCATGGAATGTATAAACGTTATTATCATGATGTTGTGGGAGTTAATTCACGTTTAGATAGTGTACAAGCTGCAGTTTTAAAAACAAAATTACCTTTACTAGATAATTATTGTGAAGCTAGAAGAAAAGCTGCTTCGTATTATTCAAATTCATTTGCTAACAATTCAAGTATTGTAACTCCAGTTATTAGTGACTTTACCACACATGTTTTTCATCAATACACTTTTAGAGTTACAAACGGTAAGCGTAATGAGCTACATAGGCACCTACTAGATAATGGAATTCCTAATGCTATTTATTACCCTGTTCCTTTACATGCTCAAAAAGCATATCAGGATGATCGATATAATGAAGAAGACTTTAAAATAACTAACCAGTTAATTGATGAAGTAATTTCATTACCAATGCATACAGAATTAGATGAGGAACAATTAGTATTTATTACTAATACTGTTTCTGAGTTTTTAAAATAA
- a CDS encoding ATP-binding protein, with the protein MKLLKHKITFKVLMGYIILGFLAIISGALLFSEIKTFIYIQEEGIADKKRILKTSSLIASIYENENLGRAAIQLNSAKKINEYTSENKLLLLKIDSLNFIIENAMQKSILDSIKLGINKKYKNITSLYRISRRNNSDKSINEAINKLRSIDTLLGKITTKEFVENSKFFDKSTKQSLEEYFKYINSFDDDNKDKNINQKEIDSLVSISKIILQKAQKQSNNKKKFLRVKEKELVENDLIISRKLIEVLNSLEKSIISYSSNIHNQHQKMLSRSKNIILLAGGVSFIIIVFFSFIILNDFWKSQHYRIELENANIKTSSLLKSREQLISMVSHDLRTPLSTVIGYSELLQKSINNTKEKNQVTHIQTASVYMRKLVEDLLEFSKLENGEIGIECIPFNIEKLLNEVFENAKNLIKEKPVKIILKSDKAFNKNILSDPFRIKQILYNLVTNSCKFTNNGVIKIEAKLQTISHKKYLEVTVSDTGLGIDESEQEKIFKPFSQLQLNEKGKKGFGLGLTISKKLTELLGGTLTLKSNLGEGSVFILKIPIRFSENTLPEEKKQPIKFKNKLKAIVVEDDVTIRELLKNIFEQLGIQVVLFTNGQNALESINELVYDFVLTDIQLPKMNGIQFMETLKKMSSYKQQPIIAMTGRASFSKKEYIEIGFSDILLKPFSMVKLEYLIQSFFSKKDLEPPSKLKLKTYSFLSLKEFLNNDETEVKNMLALFLKETKKNSVNLEKAISEEDIVSFNNISHKMLSMFKQIEATDIVEFLEAFETTTRINDSIYENFKANLECFVLELKNYLN; encoded by the coding sequence ATGAAATTATTAAAGCATAAAATAACGTTTAAGGTTTTAATGGGATATATAATTCTGGGGTTTCTAGCAATTATTTCTGGAGCATTATTGTTTTCTGAAATTAAAACCTTTATTTATATTCAAGAAGAGGGTATTGCTGATAAAAAAAGAATACTAAAAACAAGTAGTTTAATTGCTAGTATTTATGAAAACGAAAATCTAGGGAGAGCAGCTATCCAATTAAATTCTGCAAAAAAAATTAATGAGTATACTTCAGAAAATAAATTATTGTTGTTAAAAATTGATTCACTTAATTTTATAATAGAAAATGCTATGCAAAAGAGTATTTTAGATAGTATAAAATTAGGCATCAATAAAAAGTATAAAAATATAACTAGTTTATATAGAATTTCTAGACGAAATAATTCTGATAAATCTATAAATGAAGCTATCAATAAACTTAGATCTATAGATACTCTTTTGGGAAAAATTACGACTAAAGAGTTTGTTGAAAACTCAAAGTTTTTTGATAAAAGCACAAAACAAAGTTTAGAAGAGTATTTTAAATATATTAATAGTTTTGATGATGATAATAAAGATAAAAATATAAATCAGAAAGAAATAGATTCATTAGTATCTATTTCTAAAATAATACTACAAAAAGCTCAAAAGCAGAGTAATAATAAAAAGAAATTTTTACGAGTAAAAGAAAAAGAGCTAGTAGAGAACGATTTAATAATCTCGAGAAAGCTTATAGAGGTGCTTAATAGTTTAGAAAAAAGCATCATTTCTTATTCAAGTAATATTCATAATCAACATCAAAAAATGTTAAGTAGAAGCAAGAATATTATTTTATTAGCTGGTGGAGTTAGCTTTATTATAATCGTTTTCTTTTCATTTATTATACTAAATGATTTTTGGAAGAGTCAACATTATAGAATAGAGTTAGAAAATGCAAATATTAAAACGTCTTCACTTTTAAAAAGTAGAGAACAATTAATTTCAATGGTAAGCCATGATTTAAGGACTCCTTTAAGTACAGTAATTGGTTACAGTGAATTATTACAAAAGTCAATAAACAATACTAAAGAAAAGAATCAAGTAACTCATATACAAACTGCCTCAGTGTATATGAGAAAGTTAGTGGAAGATTTATTAGAGTTTTCAAAGCTTGAAAATGGAGAAATAGGTATTGAGTGTATTCCTTTTAACATAGAAAAGCTTTTGAATGAAGTGTTTGAAAATGCTAAAAACTTAATAAAAGAAAAACCCGTTAAAATTATTTTAAAATCCGATAAAGCTTTTAATAAAAATATATTGAGTGATCCTTTTAGAATAAAACAAATCCTTTATAATTTAGTAACTAACTCTTGTAAATTCACAAACAATGGCGTTATAAAAATTGAAGCTAAACTTCAAACTATAAGTCATAAAAAATATTTAGAAGTTACAGTTAGTGATACTGGATTAGGAATAGATGAAAGTGAGCAAGAAAAAATATTTAAGCCTTTTTCACAATTACAATTAAATGAAAAAGGGAAAAAAGGATTTGGTTTAGGCTTAACTATTTCTAAAAAACTTACAGAATTATTAGGAGGAACTTTAACTTTAAAAAGTAATTTGGGTGAAGGAAGTGTTTTTATTTTAAAAATCCCAATACGATTTTCAGAAAATACCTTACCGGAAGAAAAGAAGCAACCTATAAAATTTAAAAATAAATTAAAGGCTATAGTTGTAGAAGATGATGTAACTATAAGAGAGCTTTTAAAAAATATTTTTGAGCAATTAGGGATACAAGTTGTTCTATTTACTAACGGACAAAATGCTCTTGAAAGTATTAATGAATTAGTATATGACTTTGTTTTAACAGATATACAACTTCCAAAAATGAATGGAATACAATTTATGGAAACGCTAAAAAAAATGAGTTCGTACAAACAGCAACCAATAATAGCTATGACTGGTAGAGCGAGTTTTTCTAAAAAAGAATATATAGAAATTGGTTTTTCGGATATATTATTAAAACCATTTTCAATGGTTAAATTAGAGTACTTGATTCAGAGTTTTTTTAGTAAAAAAGATCTAGAACCACCAAGTAAATTAAAACTGAAAACTTACAGTTTTCTGTCCTTGAAAGAATTTCTTAATAATGATGAAACAGAAGTAAAAAATATGTTAGCTCTTTTTTTGAAGGAGACAAAAAAAAATAGTGTAAATTTAGAAAAGGCTATTAGTGAAGAAGACATAGTTAGTTTTAACAATATCAGTCATAAAATGTTAAGTATGTTTAAACAAATTGAAGCAACTGATATTGTAGAATTCTTAGAAGCTTTTGAAACAACCACAAGAATAAATGATTCTATATATGAAAATTTTAAAGCAAATCTGGAATGCTTTGTTTTAGAACTTAAAAATTACCTCAATTAA
- a CDS encoding sigma-54 dependent transcriptional regulator, with protein sequence MNKILLIEDDITFSKMLKHFLERNQYIVDISYTIKNAFTLLKKNSYNLIFTDLRLPDGDGINFLKQVKKNNNIPVVLMTSYAEVSTAVQAMKQGAFDYVSKPFNPDEVIEVIKNALEEKSKKNIITKTLIQEKGENNTQFIKGISSASRTLYEYIDLVAPTNMSVLINGQSGTGKEVVAKTIHKQSTRKNHPFIAVDCGAIPKEIASSEFFGHKKGAFTGATNHKTGHFEAANNGTLFLDEIGNLSYENQIQLLRALQERKIKPVGSSEEITVNIRLITATNENLLKAVEEGDFREDLYHRINEFSIKTPSLKDRNDDLILYADFFLNKANQQLNKSVIGFSQQVLTIFQSYHWPGNLRELSNIIKRATLLTQTKIIEKHTLPDELIYVEEEKSTSIKFSTKENEKKLILKVLNKVGNNKTKAAKLLNITRKTLYNKINEYNLN encoded by the coding sequence ATGAACAAGATTTTATTAATTGAAGACGATATTACTTTTTCAAAAATGTTAAAACATTTTCTTGAACGTAACCAATACATCGTTGACATTAGTTATACTATTAAGAATGCCTTTACTTTATTAAAAAAAAACTCCTACAATTTAATTTTTACAGATCTTCGTCTTCCCGATGGTGATGGTATTAACTTTTTAAAACAAGTAAAAAAAAACAATAACATTCCTGTTGTACTAATGACAAGTTATGCTGAAGTTTCAACAGCTGTTCAAGCAATGAAACAAGGTGCTTTTGATTATGTTTCTAAACCATTTAACCCTGATGAAGTTATTGAAGTAATAAAAAATGCTTTAGAAGAAAAATCAAAAAAAAATATAATAACCAAAACACTAATACAAGAAAAAGGAGAAAACAACACTCAATTTATCAAAGGTATTAGTTCAGCTTCAAGAACTTTATATGAGTATATTGATTTAGTAGCACCAACTAACATGTCTGTACTTATTAACGGTCAAAGTGGTACTGGTAAAGAAGTTGTTGCTAAAACTATTCATAAACAAAGTACAAGAAAAAATCACCCATTTATAGCTGTAGATTGTGGAGCTATTCCTAAAGAAATTGCTTCCAGTGAGTTTTTTGGACACAAAAAAGGTGCTTTTACTGGCGCTACTAACCATAAAACTGGTCACTTTGAAGCAGCTAACAATGGAACTCTTTTTTTAGATGAAATTGGAAACTTAAGCTATGAAAATCAAATACAATTATTACGCGCTTTACAAGAGCGTAAAATAAAACCTGTAGGAAGCAGTGAAGAAATAACTGTAAATATTCGATTAATCACAGCAACTAATGAAAACTTATTAAAAGCTGTAGAAGAGGGTGATTTTCGTGAAGATTTATATCATCGTATTAATGAGTTTTCTATTAAAACACCTAGTTTAAAAGATAGAAACGATGACTTAATTTTATATGCTGACTTTTTTCTTAACAAAGCCAATCAACAACTTAACAAATCTGTTATTGGTTTTTCACAACAGGTTTTAACTATATTTCAATCTTATCATTGGCCAGGTAACCTAAGAGAATTATCAAATATAATTAAAAGAGCTACACTTCTAACTCAAACTAAAATCATAGAAAAACATACACTCCCTGACGAATTAATATATGTGGAGGAAGAAAAATCAACTTCAATTAAATTCTCTACAAAAGAAAATGAAAAGAAACTTATTTTAAAAGTTTTGAATAAAGTAGGAAATAATAAAACTAAGGCCGCTAAACTTTTAAACATTACAAGAAAAACTCTCTATAATAAGATAAACGAATACAACCTTAATTGA
- a CDS encoding penicillin acylase family protein, producing the protein MTVFKKLLKVILVLLTLLFIGIWLFTSSLKPVYNGEVALANISEKVTVYYDEVGVPHINAENEKDAYKALGYVHAQDRLWQMELIRRIAAGRLSEIFGKELLRVDTFFSGLGIEEATKKTIERLDKNSQSYQLTQSYLDGINQFMQEGATPLEFYMVGVDKEEYTLSDIYNVYGYMAFSFAVAHKTDPLLTEVKEKLGDAYFDELNGATFDNLTVIKNEKNPELKAGFAKAINTLLEKLPVSPFIGSNSWVIGPEKTKKGKVIFANDPHIGFSQPSVWYQSHIKTPSYEMYGFNLALTPFPLLGHNKDYAYGLTMFENDDVDFYYEQNNPDNALEYKTPLGYEKYKLINKTIKVKGEKDTTYQVKVSKHGPIMNGLIEFLDDTRPIAMQWIYTKLNNELLDVSYEMSHANSLSDFKKGASKLHAPGLNIMYGDAKNNIAWFASGKLYKYRDSLNTKLILDGASGKDEILSYLDFEENPQAINPKNNYVYSANNQPDSIAGMLYPGYYLPENRARRIENLLDAKNDFTKEDVAKMIYDVTSVTAPEVIGHLIKSIDKSKLSPSEKKALQILKAWNGVFEKEQVAPVVYNRLWYEFVQNTFKDEMGDALEQFVSTPLEEKVVASQVKKKVSVWWDDITTKDKIETKEEIVTKSFKKAILFLQNQLGENVDDWRWERVASVEYEHAIGKAGGLLRKLFNVGPFKTIGGDQVINNQIYKIDSTGYYKVSAGPSTRRIIDFSDVENSMAILPTGQSGNVFSSYYKNQAQKYLDGKFVKMKLNQQEIQKSENVLIFIPKK; encoded by the coding sequence ATGACTGTGTTTAAAAAATTATTAAAGGTAATTTTAGTTTTATTGACTTTACTATTTATAGGTATTTGGTTGTTTACCAGTAGTTTAAAACCTGTATATAATGGTGAAGTAGCTTTAGCCAACATATCTGAAAAAGTTACAGTATATTATGATGAAGTTGGAGTTCCACATATTAATGCTGAAAATGAAAAAGATGCCTATAAAGCTTTAGGGTATGTTCATGCACAAGATAGATTGTGGCAAATGGAACTAATAAGAAGAATAGCTGCGGGTAGATTATCTGAAATTTTTGGAAAAGAATTATTACGAGTTGACACGTTTTTTTCTGGATTAGGAATTGAGGAAGCAACAAAAAAAACAATTGAAAGATTAGATAAAAACTCACAATCATATCAATTAACACAATCATATTTAGATGGAATAAATCAATTTATGCAAGAAGGAGCAACACCTTTAGAGTTTTATATGGTAGGTGTAGATAAGGAAGAGTACACTTTAAGTGATATTTATAATGTGTATGGTTATATGGCGTTTAGTTTTGCTGTTGCTCATAAAACAGATCCTTTATTAACTGAAGTGAAGGAAAAATTAGGAGATGCTTATTTCGATGAACTTAATGGAGCTACGTTTGATAATTTAACAGTTATTAAAAACGAAAAAAATCCTGAATTAAAAGCTGGTTTTGCTAAAGCAATTAATACTTTATTAGAAAAGCTACCAGTATCTCCATTTATTGGAAGTAATTCATGGGTCATTGGACCGGAAAAAACTAAAAAAGGAAAAGTGATTTTTGCTAATGATCCACATATAGGGTTTTCTCAACCTTCTGTATGGTACCAATCGCATATTAAAACGCCTAGTTATGAAATGTATGGTTTTAATTTAGCATTAACTCCATTTCCTTTATTAGGTCATAATAAAGATTATGCTTACGGATTAACAATGTTTGAAAATGATGATGTAGATTTTTATTATGAACAAAATAACCCAGATAATGCTTTAGAATATAAAACACCTTTAGGTTATGAAAAGTATAAATTGATAAATAAAACCATAAAAGTTAAAGGAGAAAAAGACACTACATATCAAGTAAAGGTTAGTAAGCACGGTCCAATAATGAATGGATTGATTGAATTTCTAGATGATACTCGTCCTATAGCTATGCAGTGGATTTATACGAAGTTAAATAATGAGTTATTAGATGTTTCTTATGAAATGTCTCATGCTAACTCTTTATCTGATTTTAAAAAAGGAGCTAGTAAATTACACGCACCTGGATTGAATATTATGTATGGTGATGCTAAAAATAATATAGCCTGGTTTGCATCAGGGAAGTTATATAAATACAGAGACAGTTTAAATACTAAATTAATTTTAGATGGCGCTTCTGGAAAAGATGAGATATTGAGTTATTTGGATTTTGAGGAAAACCCTCAAGCAATAAATCCAAAAAATAACTATGTGTATTCAGCAAATAATCAACCAGATTCTATTGCTGGAATGCTATATCCCGGTTATTATTTACCTGAAAATAGAGCAAGAAGAATAGAGAATTTACTAGATGCTAAAAATGATTTCACAAAAGAAGATGTAGCTAAAATGATATATGATGTAACTTCAGTAACAGCTCCTGAAGTTATTGGTCATTTGATAAAAAGCATTGACAAATCTAAATTATCTCCTAGTGAAAAAAAAGCACTACAAATATTAAAAGCATGGAATGGAGTATTTGAAAAAGAACAAGTAGCTCCTGTTGTTTATAATCGTTTATGGTATGAGTTTGTACAAAATACTTTTAAAGATGAAATGGGAGATGCTTTAGAGCAATTTGTAAGTACTCCTCTTGAAGAAAAAGTAGTAGCAAGTCAAGTAAAAAAGAAAGTATCAGTTTGGTGGGATGATATTACAACGAAAGATAAAATAGAAACAAAGGAAGAGATAGTTACGAAATCATTTAAGAAAGCAATACTGTTTTTACAAAATCAATTAGGAGAAAATGTTGATGATTGGAGATGGGAAAGAGTAGCATCTGTAGAATATGAGCATGCTATAGGTAAAGCAGGAGGGCTTTTACGTAAGCTGTTTAATGTAGGTCCTTTTAAAACTATAGGGGGCGATCAAGTAATTAACAATCAGATTTATAAAATTGATAGTACTGGATATTATAAAGTAAGTGCTGGGCCATCAACTAGAAGAATTATTGATTTTTCAGATGTAGAAAACAGTATGGCTATTTTACCAACAGGGCAATCAGGAAATGTATTTAGTTCGTACTATAAAAATCAAGCACAGAAATATTTAGATGGGAAGTTTGTAAAAATGAAATTGAATCAACAGGAGATACAGAAGAGTGAAAATGTGTTGATTTTTATACCAAAGAAATAA
- a CDS encoding DUF3526 domain-containing protein, which yields MYSLLIKHFFRSKIVVLAFGILMILGFLSIGTGKQFLTQKQEVITKAKIEQKKHIKTQTSLHKNDLGLLLYYLKFSYINPVSSLAGISIGQSDLNSHIQNVTILNLEGQKYDTDLVNPMRLLVGNLDISFLIIFLFPLIIIALNFNILSEEIEKGTWKMITIQGKSSFNFLLKKFSIRIGFVFIILGLLFLFAKIILEISFSVNFLKIIIISYLYISFWFAICFFVIMFRKSSNTNAIVLLCSWLLLVVFLPVLANNYITNKYPVDEAFTMTIKQRDGYHKKWDTDKKETLDKFYAHYPQFSDYKLQEKGFSWLWYYAMQQMGDDESKKESNSLREKILKREKLSKQIAQFFPPMQTQLVMNDIAGTSLTNHVSFLNATTEFHEKLRLEFYPKIFDKNSANSVNWNNFTPEVYKKNSSTSWVKNILPITIITFLLLLFGIIKLRKI from the coding sequence ATGTATTCTTTATTAATTAAACATTTTTTTAGATCAAAAATAGTAGTGTTAGCTTTTGGAATCTTAATGATTTTAGGTTTTTTGAGTATCGGAACAGGAAAACAATTTTTAACACAAAAACAAGAAGTAATTACCAAAGCCAAAATTGAACAAAAAAAACATATTAAAACACAGACGAGTCTACATAAAAACGATTTAGGATTACTTTTATATTATTTAAAATTTTCTTACATCAATCCTGTAAGTTCTTTAGCTGGGATATCTATTGGGCAAAGTGATTTGAATTCTCATATACAAAATGTTACTATTTTAAACTTAGAAGGCCAGAAGTACGATACTGACTTAGTAAATCCAATGCGTTTACTTGTTGGGAATTTAGACATTAGTTTTCTCATTATTTTTCTTTTCCCACTAATTATTATTGCGTTAAATTTCAATATTTTATCGGAAGAAATAGAAAAAGGAACTTGGAAAATGATTACTATTCAAGGAAAATCATCATTCAACTTTTTGTTAAAGAAATTCTCTATAAGAATTGGTTTCGTTTTTATTATTTTAGGGTTACTTTTTTTATTCGCTAAGATTATTTTAGAAATTTCTTTTAGTGTAAATTTTCTAAAGATTATTATAATTAGCTACTTGTATATTTCATTTTGGTTTGCCATTTGTTTTTTTGTTATCATGTTTAGAAAATCTTCAAATACAAATGCAATTGTATTACTATGTAGCTGGTTACTTTTAGTAGTTTTTTTACCAGTTTTGGCAAACAATTATATAACAAACAAATATCCAGTAGATGAAGCATTTACAATGACTATTAAGCAAAGAGACGGATATCACAAAAAATGGGATACCGATAAAAAAGAAACTTTAGATAAGTTTTATGCACATTATCCTCAATTTTCAGATTATAAGTTACAGGAAAAAGGTTTTTCTTGGTTGTGGTATTATGCAATGCAGCAAATGGGTGATGATGAGTCAAAAAAAGAAAGCAACTCCTTACGCGAAAAAATACTTAAAAGAGAAAAGCTAAGTAAACAAATAGCACAGTTTTTCCCTCCTATGCAAACTCAGTTAGTTATGAATGATATTGCTGGAACAAGCCTTACTAATCATGTAAGTTTTTTAAATGCAACCACTGAATTTCATGAAAAACTACGTTTAGAATTTTATCCAAAAATATTTGATAAAAATTCAGCAAATAGCGTTAATTGGAATAATTTTACACCTGAAGTTTACAAAAAGAATAGCTCTACTTCTTGGGTAAAAAACATACTTCCAATCACTATAATTACTTTCCTTTTATTACTATTTGGAATTATAAAGTTAAGAAAGATTTAA